One region of Cucurbita pepo subsp. pepo cultivar mu-cu-16 chromosome LG03, ASM280686v2, whole genome shotgun sequence genomic DNA includes:
- the LOC111790178 gene encoding pre-mRNA-splicing factor SLU7-like, which yields MATASVAFKSREDHRKQLELEEARKAGLAPAEVDEDGKEINPHIPQYMSSAPWYLNAERPSLKHQRKWKSDPNYTKSWYDRGAKIHQADKYRKGACENCGAMTHDSKSCMERPRKVGAKWTSMHIAPDEKIETFELDYDGKRDRWNGYDPATYARVIERYEARDEARRKFLKEQQLKKLEEKNNKQIEDAEVSDEDEDEDDLKVDEAKVDESKQMDFAKVEKRVRTTGGGSTGTVRNLRIREDTAKYLLNLDVNSAYYDPKTRSMREDPLPDADPNDKFYVGDNQNRISGQALDFKQLNVHAWEAFDKGQDIHMQAAPSQAELLYKNYKVIKEKLKSHTKDAILEKYGNAATEGNLPRELLLGQSERQVEYDRAGRIVKGLEMALPKSKYEEDVFINNHTSVWGSWWKDHQWGYKCCKQTIRNSYCTGAAGIEAAEAAADLMKSNIARKASSEDTPAPAEEKKLATWGSEIPDDIVLDQKKLTESLKKEDERRKEEKDERKRKYNVRWNDEVTAEDMEAYRMKKVHHDDPMKDFLN from the exons ATGGCGACTGCATCAG TTGCTTTCAAATCTAGGGAGGATCATCGCAAACAACTGGAATTAGAGGAAGCACGTAAAGCAGGGCTTGCACCAGCTGAGGTTGATGAAGATGGGAAAGAAATCAACCCTCACATTCCTCAATATATGTCCTCTGCACCTTGGTATCTTAATGCTGAGAGACCA AGTTTAAAACATCAAAGGAAATGGAAATCAGATCCAAATTATACAAAATCCTGGTATGACAGAGGTGCAAAAATACATCAGGCAGACAAGTATAGGAAGGGTGCGTGTGAAAA TTGTGGAGCAATGACACATGATTCAAAGTCATGCATGGAAAGGCCCCGAAAGGTAGGAGCGAAATGGACAAGCATGCATATAGCACCAGATGAAAAGATAGAGACATTTGAACTAGATTATGATGGAAAAAGGGATCGTTGGAATGGGTATGATCCAGCAACCTATGCTCGTGTCATTGAGAGGTATGAGGCTAGAGATGAAGCAAGGagaaaatttttgaaagaacAACAGCTGAAAAAattggaagagaaaaataacaaGCAGATTGAAGATGCTGAAGTTAGTGATGAAGATGAGGACGAAGATGATTTGAAGGTTGATGAGGCAAAGGTTGATGAAAGCAAACAAATGGACTTTGCAAAAGTTGAGAAGCGTGTTCGTACTACAGGTGGTGGAAGCACGGGAACTGTAAG GAACTTGCGTATTCGGGAGGATACAGccaaatatcttttaaatcttGATGTCAACTCTGCTTATTATGATCCCAAAACTCGGTCCATGCGTGAAGATCCTCTTCCTGATGCCGATCCAAACGATAAATTTTATGTG GGTGATAACCAAAATAGAATCAGTGGACAAGCTTTGGACTTCAAGCAACTCAATGTGCATGCTTGGGAAGCGTTTGACAAAGGACAAGATATCCATATGCAAGCTGCTCCTTCACAAGCTGAACTTCTGTATAAGAACTATAAGGTTATTAAAGAGAAGTTAAAGTCGCATACGAAAGATGCCATCCTGGAGAAGTATGGGAATGCTGCCACTGAGGGAAATCTGCCTCGGGAACTTTTACTGGGACAAAGCGAGAGGCAAGTTGAATATGACCGTGCTGGCAGAATTGTTAAAGGCCTG GAGATGGCTCTTCCCAAAAGTAAATATGAGGAAGATGTTTTCATTAATAACCACACGAGTGTTTGGGGCTCATGGTGGAAGGATCACCAGTGGGGATATAAATGCTGTAAGCAAACCATCCGGAACAGTTATTGCACTGGGGCTGCTGGAATTGAGGCTGCTGAGGCAGCAGCAGACTTAATGAAGTCTAATATTGCTCGTAAAGCATCTTCTGAAG ATACACCAGCCCCAGCTGAAGAGAAAAAGCTGGCAACTTGGGGAAGTGAAATACCCGATGATATTGTCCTCGACCAGAAGAAGCTTACTGAATCTCTGAAGAAG GAGGatgaaagaaggaaggaggagaagGATGAAAGAAAGCGTAAATATAACGTGAGATGGAATGATGAG GTAACTGCGGAGGACATGGAGGCTTATAGGATGAAAAAGGTGCATCATGATGATCCCATGAAGGATTTTCTTAACTAA
- the LOC111790177 gene encoding transcription factor MYB30-like has protein sequence MVRAPCCEKMGLKKGPWTTEEDQILISYIKKHGHSNWRALPKLAGLLRCGKSCRLRWINYLRPGVKRGNFTLQEQNMVLLLHEKLGNRWSAIAAELPGRTDNEIKNFWHTHLKKRVVYKQSYVYEKKSADSAIVEAKSKSQKLDFSNHYELPSSSFYPSPLTNSPTGCNEFQSEQHIEIFEAFHQTCGGRWPVEPSTANFNGAFNSSTVNDEERDQWPSFRAMDDSMEFWYSVFVKAGGSPTDPAF, from the exons atggtgcGAGCTCCTTGCTGTGAGAAAATGGGACTCAAAAAGGGGCCATGGACGACTGAAGAAGATCAAATTTTGATctcttatataaaaaaacatggcCATAGCAACTGGCGTGCCCTTCCTAAGCTTGCCG GCCTTCTGCGATGTGGGAAGAGTTGCAGACTTCGATGGATAAATTACCTGAGGCCCGGTGTTAAGAGAGGAAATTTCACCCTACAGGAACAGAACATGGTTCTTCTGCTCCATGAGAAGCTTGGCAATAG GTGGTCAGCCATTGCGGCGGAGTTACCAGGTCGAACGGATAACGAAATTAAGAACTTTTGGCACACCCATTTGAAGAAACGGGTAGTTTATAAACAGAGCtatgtttatgaaaaaaaGTCAGCTGATTCTGCCATTGTTGAAGCCAAATCAAAATCCCAGAAGCTGGATTTCTCTAACCATTATGAATTaccatcttcttccttctacCCTTCACCACTTACAAATTCTCCAACCGGCTGCAACGAATTCCAGAGCGAACAACATATTGAAAtctttgaggcatttcatcaaacatgtGGTGGGCGTTGGCCAGTGGAGCCGTCGACGGCAAATTTCAATGGGGCTTTCAACTCGTCGACGGTCAATGATGAGGAACGAGACCAGTGGCCGTCGTTCAGAGCCATGGACGATAGTATGGAGTTTTGGTATAGCGTGTTCGTTAAAGCCGGTGGGTCGCCGACCGACCCTGCATTTTAG